A genomic window from Candidatus Nitrosoglobus terrae includes:
- the ccmB gene encoding heme exporter protein CcmB, with amino-acid sequence MSNSTLSQACWWLTKRDLLLVLRHRSEAANPLLFFLMIASIFPLGIGPEATVLRQIAPGIIWVAALLATLLSLEAMFRSDFDDGSLEQLILSPYPLPALVLAKIFAHWLATGLPLILLAPLLGLLFGISGWPLVVLLITLLMGTPALSLVGSVGVALTVGLRQGGLLLALLLLPLYVPILIFSAGAVETAAQGLPADGQLYLLGALLALAATLAPIATSAALCIRMS; translated from the coding sequence ATGAGTAACTCTACCCTATCTCAAGCTTGCTGGTGGCTTACCAAACGCGATCTACTGCTAGTACTGAGGCATCGGAGCGAAGCGGCTAATCCTCTCCTTTTTTTTCTAATGATAGCCAGTATTTTTCCGCTAGGTATTGGCCCAGAGGCAACGGTTTTACGGCAAATTGCTCCCGGAATTATCTGGGTCGCAGCTTTACTCGCCACATTACTTTCTCTAGAAGCTATGTTTCGCTCCGATTTCGATGATGGCAGCCTAGAGCAACTCATTCTAAGCCCCTATCCGTTACCAGCATTAGTGCTGGCTAAAATATTTGCCCACTGGCTAGCTACCGGATTACCTCTAATTTTACTTGCCCCCTTATTAGGACTACTATTCGGTATCTCAGGCTGGCCTTTAGTTGTCTTATTAATTACGCTCTTAATGGGTACGCCCGCATTAAGCTTAGTTGGATCTGTTGGGGTTGCCTTAACGGTAGGGTTAAGGCAAGGGGGATTATTGCTTGCTTTACTACTACTTCCTTTATATGTTCCTATATTGATTTTCAGCGCTGGTGCTGTAGAGACAGCAGCCCAAGGCTTACCTGCTGATGGACAACTTTATCTTCTAGGCGCTTTACTAGCTCTGGCTGCAACCTTAGCACCTATAGCCACCTCGGCTGCCCTATGTATTCGCATGAGTTAA
- a CDS encoding DUF3482 domain-containing protein produces the protein MSVPIFATVGHPNKGKSSIVATLAQDESVQVSLVPGTTMRSRYFPMKVDGEVQYILVDTPGFQRARQALAWMKAQAVTAAERSSVVCQFVETYYNTDKFIDECELLAPVINGAGILYVIDGSRPYGEEYEAEMEILQWTGQPSIALINMVGEGDYIEEWRAALSQYFKIVRIFNAVTAEFHKRLELLKAFGQLREEWQAPLNKAVEILEEDRRVRCQRSAQHIAEMLANMIALTITKRLSPTEDEHAYKESLTQKYKIELRNLEQKGRRTIERFYNYHALERREKDLEILDADLFSLDSWNVFGLKKRQLLTTGAAGGALLGSGFDLAVGGTSFLLGATVGSMIGGASAWFSYNRISDIKILGLPLGGSELRVGPAANINFPYVVLGRAIYHYLAVIRRTHAQRDILSLDKAAGAMSTYFISDHQRKKLEKIFTRIRNTDDGTFDPALVDSLARIIEIIIVDLDKAP, from the coding sequence ATGTCCGTTCCTATTTTTGCGACCGTTGGCCATCCAAATAAAGGTAAATCAAGTATCGTTGCTACTTTAGCCCAGGATGAATCAGTTCAAGTTTCATTAGTACCAGGTACTACAATGAGGAGCCGATACTTTCCCATGAAAGTAGATGGTGAAGTCCAATACATTTTAGTGGATACCCCAGGGTTTCAACGGGCACGGCAAGCATTAGCATGGATGAAAGCTCAAGCAGTAACAGCAGCAGAGCGATCTAGTGTTGTCTGTCAATTTGTAGAGACCTACTATAATACAGATAAATTTATTGATGAGTGTGAATTACTCGCGCCTGTAATTAATGGGGCGGGTATTTTATATGTTATTGATGGCTCTCGTCCTTATGGGGAAGAATATGAAGCTGAGATGGAGATTCTACAATGGACTGGTCAACCAAGTATTGCGCTTATTAATATGGTTGGAGAAGGGGACTATATTGAAGAATGGCGAGCAGCATTAAGCCAGTATTTTAAAATTGTGCGGATATTTAATGCTGTTACAGCAGAATTTCACAAGCGCCTTGAATTACTTAAAGCGTTTGGCCAATTACGAGAGGAATGGCAAGCACCGCTGAATAAAGCTGTAGAAATCCTAGAAGAGGATCGAAGGGTGCGGTGCCAAAGAAGCGCGCAGCATATTGCAGAGATGTTAGCAAATATGATTGCGTTAACTATTACAAAACGATTATCTCCTACTGAGGATGAGCATGCTTATAAGGAATCCCTAACCCAGAAGTATAAAATAGAATTACGTAATTTGGAGCAAAAAGGGCGGCGCACTATAGAGAGGTTTTATAACTATCATGCCTTAGAGCGTCGCGAAAAAGATCTTGAAATATTAGATGCAGATCTTTTCTCCCTTGATAGCTGGAATGTTTTTGGTTTGAAAAAACGCCAGTTACTTACAACAGGGGCGGCAGGGGGAGCGTTGCTTGGTTCAGGCTTCGATTTAGCTGTAGGCGGCACATCCTTTTTATTAGGTGCCACGGTGGGTTCTATGATAGGGGGAGCCTCTGCATGGTTTTCCTATAATCGTATTTCAGATATTAAAATTCTAGGCTTGCCGTTAGGAGGATCAGAGTTACGAGTGGGGCCAGCAGCTAATATTAATTTTCCTTATGTGGTATTAGGGAGGGCAATTTACCATTACCTAGCTGTAATACGGCGTACTCATGCTCAGCGAGATATCCTCAGTCTTGATAAGGCAGCTGGAGCTATGAGTACGTACTTTATTTCAGATCACCAGCGTAAAAAATTAGAAAAGATATTTACCCGAATCCGGAATACTGATGATGGTACGTTTGACCCTGCTTTAGTGGATTCCCTTGCTAGGATTATTGAGATCATTATTGTAGATTTAGATAAAGCCCCTTAA
- the ccmA gene encoding cytochrome c biogenesis heme-transporting ATPase CcmA, with translation MDQNASNKLAISSPEQPQLQIEELTIRRGERLLFENISFTVNQGDIFEVSGHNGSGKTTLLRLLCGLLLPEKGKLIWCGQPIHKVRPLYHSNLAYVGHTDAIKGGLTARENLIVAGALNGGGISPEEALDRVGLSKLRELPSRFFSAGQRRRLALARLLVNRARLWLLDEPFTALDKMAIKTISSLLETHAANGGMAIFTSHHAISIAHAKRLEIPSILA, from the coding sequence ATGGATCAAAACGCCAGCAATAAGCTAGCAATATCAAGCCCGGAGCAACCACAGCTACAAATAGAAGAGCTTACTATTCGCCGAGGTGAACGGTTACTTTTTGAAAATATTAGTTTTACCGTTAACCAAGGTGATATATTTGAGGTTTCTGGCCATAATGGCTCTGGAAAAACTACGTTATTACGCTTACTATGCGGGTTATTATTGCCTGAGAAAGGAAAGCTAATATGGTGTGGACAACCTATCCATAAAGTACGCCCGCTCTATCATAGCAACCTTGCCTATGTGGGTCACACCGATGCGATTAAAGGTGGGTTAACTGCTCGTGAAAACTTAATAGTCGCCGGAGCACTTAATGGCGGTGGGATCAGCCCGGAAGAAGCTTTAGATCGGGTAGGTTTATCTAAGCTCCGAGAGCTACCAAGTCGTTTCTTTTCAGCTGGCCAAAGACGGCGCCTAGCTCTAGCGCGATTGTTGGTTAACCGTGCTCGATTATGGCTTTTAGATGAGCCGTTTACTGCCTTGGATAAAATGGCGATAAAAACCATCTCCAGCTTGTTAGAAACACATGCCGCTAATGGTGGAATGGCTATCTTTACGAGCCACCATGCTATCAGCATTGCTCATGCTAAACGGCTAGAAATACCTTCAATACTTGCCTGA
- a CDS encoding DUF2868 domain-containing protein, which yields MDRTPLRSNLADLVDLSIKMDLDATVDPESLYHRDRDIGRKLSYLAGKPYCQLRYWLWQVIESDHQSFLGENAVKALRLITLVLLFLGVLVGWITALGVFAYNGTQPVNVINVLAIFVGFQLLLLLMSAVIALPQNLLHFIPGFRPLQDFLSVLSPGRLISPLIRFLPSEHRLAFEAALGRQKIHHIVYNRVRKWLILQLSQVFAVAFNLGALAGCFYLVAVSDLAFGWSTTLEYQADSFYWLMRQLAWPWRDWLEGALPSLDLIEATRFYRLHKGILPNATAVTDAAILGQWWQFLLMGIVFYGLLPRLLALTTARWRFKVALEKAFLHTPGAQQVLDRMNHAVVETGAVEPEVKRLQDLEITQFAKKNSFAGAKGYLITWAGINVEEGQLEDVIQQAVAVKISHVMPAGGKCSIEQDQRVIEELCAIREAAIIIVVKSWEPPLLDFLDFLEALRTALGLERIVMVVPVSFDDKRNLVSTDPKDLDIWRQKLQSLGDPRLAFQPLKFKAD from the coding sequence ATGGATCGTACACCGCTTCGTTCGAATCTTGCTGATTTAGTGGATCTCAGCATAAAAATGGATCTAGATGCAACTGTAGATCCAGAAAGTTTGTACCACCGTGATCGTGATATTGGGCGAAAGCTTTCATATCTTGCGGGTAAACCTTATTGTCAACTTCGTTATTGGTTATGGCAGGTTATTGAGAGTGATCACCAAAGTTTTCTTGGTGAAAATGCGGTTAAAGCCCTTCGTTTAATAACGCTAGTACTGCTTTTTTTAGGTGTGTTGGTTGGTTGGATAACAGCATTAGGTGTATTTGCCTATAATGGCACCCAGCCAGTTAATGTTATCAACGTACTTGCAATATTTGTCGGATTTCAGCTTTTGCTCCTGCTGATGTCTGCTGTAATCGCATTACCACAAAATTTATTACATTTTATACCAGGATTTCGTCCATTACAGGATTTTCTCAGCGTACTTAGTCCAGGGCGCTTGATTTCTCCCCTTATACGTTTTTTGCCCTCTGAGCACCGCTTAGCTTTTGAAGCTGCTTTAGGGCGGCAAAAAATACACCATATTGTCTACAATCGAGTGAGAAAGTGGCTGATACTGCAGCTTTCCCAAGTATTTGCTGTGGCCTTTAATTTAGGGGCATTAGCAGGTTGTTTTTATCTGGTTGCGGTCTCTGATTTGGCTTTTGGGTGGAGTACTACCTTAGAGTATCAAGCTGATAGTTTTTATTGGTTAATGAGGCAATTAGCTTGGCCGTGGCGTGACTGGCTAGAGGGGGCGCTTCCTTCATTGGATTTGATTGAAGCCACTAGGTTTTATCGACTTCATAAGGGAATTTTGCCAAATGCAACAGCAGTTACAGATGCGGCTATATTGGGGCAATGGTGGCAATTTTTGCTGATGGGGATCGTTTTTTATGGCTTATTACCGCGACTTTTAGCGCTTACTACCGCTCGTTGGCGCTTTAAAGTGGCGTTAGAAAAAGCGTTTCTTCATACCCCGGGCGCTCAGCAGGTTCTTGATCGTATGAATCATGCTGTGGTTGAGACGGGGGCTGTAGAACCTGAAGTTAAGCGATTGCAAGATCTAGAGATTACCCAATTTGCTAAAAAGAATAGTTTTGCTGGGGCTAAAGGATATTTAATTACTTGGGCGGGGATTAATGTTGAAGAAGGTCAATTGGAAGATGTAATTCAACAAGCTGTGGCAGTGAAAATCAGCCATGTAATGCCTGCCGGAGGTAAGTGCTCTATTGAGCAGGATCAGCGCGTGATAGAAGAACTGTGCGCGATAAGAGAAGCAGCCATAATTATAGTGGTAAAGTCTTGGGAGCCTCCTCTTTTAGATTTTTTGGATTTTTTGGAGGCTCTTCGCACTGCCTTAGGGTTAGAGCGGATAGTTATGGTAGTGCCGGTATCGTTTGATGATAAACGTAATTTGGTTTCTACTGATCCTAAGGATCTAGATATTTGGAGGCAAAAACTACAAAGTCTTGGAGATCCAAGGCTTGCCTTTCAGCCATTGAAGTTTAAAGCAGATTAA